A window of the Diceros bicornis minor isolate mBicDic1 chromosome 28, mDicBic1.mat.cur, whole genome shotgun sequence genome harbors these coding sequences:
- the LOC131393647 gene encoding olfactory receptor 13C7-like, giving the protein MYRSSWTSPVVRFILLGLSAHPKLEETFFVLILLMCLGILLGNGVLILVTTLDSRLHTPMYFFLGNLSFLDICYTTSSVPLILDSFLTPRKTISFSACTVQMFLFFAMGATECVLRSVMAFDRYVAICNPLRYPEVISKAAYVSMAAGSWAAGSTTAMAQTSLAMRVPFCGDNVIDHFTCEILAVLKLACADITINVISMRVASVIFLGVPVLFVFVSYMFIIATILRIPSAEGRKKPFSTCSAHLTVVVIFYGTILFMYGKPKSKDLLGADKEYISDKLTFLFYGVVTPMLNPIIYSLRHKDMKAAVRKLVAQKCFSQ; this is encoded by the coding sequence ATGTACAGGTCCAGTTGGACCTCTCCCGTGGTGAGGTTCATCCTCCTGGGCCTCTCAGCACACCCAAAGCTGGAGGAAACGTTCTTTGTGCTCATCCTGCTGATGTGCCTGGGGATCCTCCTGGGCAACGGGGTCCTCATCCTGGTGACCACCCTTGACTCCCGCCTGCATacgcccatgtacttcttcctgggGAACCTGTCCTTCCTGGACATCTGCTACACAACCTCCTCAGTCCCCCTCATTCTCGACAGCTTCCTGACCCCCAGGAAAACCATTTCCTTCTCAGCCTGCACTGTGCAGATGTTTCTCTTCTTTGCCATGGGAGCCACAGAGTGTGTGCTCCGGAGCGTGATGGCATTtgatcgctatgtggccatctgcaaccCCCTCAGGTACCCTGAGGTCATAAGCAAAGCTGCCTACGTGTCCATGGCTGCTGGCTCCTGGGCAGCTGGAAGCACTACCGCCATGGCTCAAACATCCTTAGCAATGCGAGTGCCCTTCTGTGGGGACAATGTCATCGACCACTTCACCTGTGAGATCCTGGCTGTCCTGAAGTTAGCCTGTGCTGACATCACCATCAATGTGATCAGTATGAGGGTAGCCAGTGTGATCTTCCTGGGGGTCCCAGTTCTGTTCGTCTTTGTCTCCTACATGTTCATAATTGCTACCATCCTGAGGATCCCCTCAGCAGAGGGGAGGAAAAAGCCCTTCTCTACCTGCTCTGCCCACCTCACAGTCGTGGTTATCTTCTATGGGACCATCCTCTTTATGTACGGGAAGCCCAAGTCCAAGGATCTGCTGGGAGCAGACAAAGAATATATTTCAGACAAGCTCACCTTCCTCTTCTATGGGGTGGTGACCCCCATGCTCAACCCCATCATCTACAGCCTGAGGCACAAGGACATGAAGGCTGCTGTAAGGAAGCTTGTGGCTCAGAAATGCTTCAGCCAGTGA